GGCTTTTGTTGACACCATGGAGGAAAATTCAGCAATTTTAGATAAAGAAGGTAAAATTATATATATCAATAAAGCCTGGATAGAGTTTGCGCGGGCCAATGATATTGCCCGGGATGATTATGGTCTGGGGGCAAATTATCTGGAGATAGCCAGAAATGCAGAGGGAGAGGCAGCTAAAAAAGCAAAAAAGGCGGCCGCAGGCATAGAAGCTGTGCTGGCGGGAGATGTGGATGAATTTTCTCTGGAATATTCCGCCCATTCGCCGAAAAATAAACGCTGGTTTAAGATGAGAGTGAAAACATTTGCAGATGATAAAGCTGTAGTGATGCATGAAGAGATTACGGAGAGAAAAGAAAAAGAAAGACAGTTAAAATATAAGACATTCCATGATGAGCTTACCGGTTTATATAACCGTACGTTTTTTGTAGAAGAGATGAAAAGACTTGATACAAAAAGACAGCTTCCTTTCAGCATAATAATGGCGGATATCAATGGCCTAAAACTTATAAATGATACCTTCGGTCATGAAAAAGGCGATGAAGTGCTGGAAAACGCAGCTGAAATTCTCGAAGATAATGTCAGAGATGAAGATATTCTGGCCCGCATCGGCGGCGATGAATTTGTAATACTGCTTCCCCAGACCGGCAAAGCGGAGGCTGAGGAAATAGCCGCACGAATCAGAAAAAGCTGCCAAAAAACCCATCAAGGAGATCGTAATAAAGCAATAGGGGAAGAACCTGTAATCTCTTTGGGGATAGGGATGGCAACTAAGTCTAACACCGGTCAGGCTATGGAAGATACGCTTAATTTTGCCGATGAAAGAATGTATGAGGACAAGAGAGAAAACGGACTTATGGCCAAAAGAAAGATGATCAATGCTTTTTTACATAGGCTTTATGCCAAAACATTTGAAACAGAAGCACACACTTTAAGGGTTACCCGGTTGGCAATAAAATTGGGGGAAAGGCTGGGTTTGGATGATGATAGCCTGAAATATTTAGCCCGGCTGGGAGGGCTGCATGATATTGGAGAAATGACTATTGAAGAGGAGATCATTAAAAAACCTGAAAAGTTAAAAGAAGGAGAATTTGAGAAAATAAAGGTTCATCCTGTTAAAGGCGCTGCTCTTGTTAATTCTGTAGAAGAATTTTCTTCTATTTCCGACATAATAAAATCACATCATGAGAGATGGGATGGCGAGGGTTATCCGGAAGGGCTTGTGGGTGAAAACATCCCTCTTTTAGCCCGGATATTTTCTATAGTTGATGCCTATGATGTTATGACTACCGGCAGACCCTATCAGGAAAAAATAAGCAAAAAGGAAGCTTTAGAAGAAATTAAAGAGTGTGCCGGCACGCAGTTTGATCCGGAATTGGCGGAAAAGTTTGTGGAAATTATGGATAGCTAAAGGGGGGATTTATATATGTCAGTTCTGGGAGAAAACCCTCTCGAAAATTTATTTGAGATTGATGAAGAAAATAAAAAAATTGAAGTTAAAATTTCTGAAAAACAGGAGCGTTACCCCGTTATTATGCCGGGTGAGAATATTGAATTACACCTGAAAGAGAAAAAAATTACTTCCCGCCGGTTATTAGCCTCTAATTGCGTTCTTGATTATCAACTCCTGCATGAAGCCCCTCGTAAACATATCGATATAAATCTTCGTGAAGACGAGATTAAAGCTTATCTCGATATCAAACTGAAACCGGCAATAAAATACGAAATTTCCCTGAATGAAATTCGAGAGGGTATAAAAATCGAGGGAAAGCAGGTAAATTCAAAAGTACCCGAACTTACCAAAAAAGATATAACATCGGAATTGGCGGAGGCCGGAATATTTTATGGAATTAAACGAGAGAAGATTGCTGATATCGCTGCTAAAAACTCCGGGTGTGAGGGAGAACTGATAGCAGAAGGGAAAAAACCGATCCCGGGTGAGTCGGCCAGCATAAATAGAATAGTTCCCGAGCGAGTTAAGAAACAAAATAAAAATTCCCGGGAAAAGATTGATCATTATCAAAATATCATATTTTCTGTTCTTCCCGGTGAAATAATTGCAGAAAAGAAAGGTCCGACCGAGGGGAAGCCGGGCAAAAGTGTCACCGGCAAAATGATTCCAGCTCAGGACGGAGAAGATATAGAATTGGAAGCTGAAGAAGGTGCTCAGCTCAGTGATGATGGTCACAAAGTTATAGCACTTATCTCCGGACGGCCGGAATTTAAAGAAGATAAAGAAGGTTTAAAAGCTCGCGTGGTTTCCCGGTATTTAATCGCCGGTGATATAGATAAGAGCGAGGGCAATGTTGAGTTTGCCGGCGATCTTAAAGTGACGGGCAGTATTCAGGATTACTTTGGAGCCATTGCTGAAAAAAATATATCTGTCAAAAAACAAATCAACAATGCCGAAATAAAGGCTGGCGGCGATATTTTTGTCGGGGGCAGCATTGCAGGAGCAAAACTTTATGCCGGCCTGCTTAATTTCAAAGGTGAGCATGAAAAACTTGAAATTGGAAATGCACTTCAAGATCTGTATTCTTTTTTCCTTACCAACGCTGATAATTTGGTCAAAAAACTTGAAAAAGAGGAAAGCGCTCATCTGGAAATAAGGAAATTAATTCTGGAAAACAGGTCAGTCAGAAAATCTATAAAGCAAATAAATTCCCTCTGGAAAAAATATGAAAAAGAGGATAGAAAACTTCCAGCTTCTCTGCCTCTTACCGGCAAAGAAATAAAATGGCTGCATGATTTTGTCTTCGGTGATATGTTACTGGATAAGGATAAAACCAGGGATCAATTTATAAATATTGTGGATAACTTGAAAAACTGGGCCGCCGCTGAGAATAATGGCCAGGGGAATATAGTGGTAAGGCAGGCTCAAAACTCTTCTTTAACTGCAGCCGAAGATGTTGTTATATTGGGAGAAGGAAGTTATACCTCGACTATAAAGGCGGGGAAAAATATTATAGTTAGACAGAAAAATGCTTTTTTCAAGAGCGGTCAGGCTAATGCTCAGAGATGGTTTGTTTCTGGCTGTGCGGGCACACCAATGTCCCAAACGACAATTAGGGTGGGAGAGGGTATTATCGTAAATAGGGTTAAAGGACCTATCATTGTTGGAACCTGGAATGATAAAAAAACTATTGCTCCGCAAAAAACAACCCTTTATCTGCAGGTGAATGAAGAAGGTAAATTACAGGAAAAAAGCTTCAGTAAATGGCGAAACATGGTGGCAAAAAAGATCGATAAAGAACTCATCTCAGCCTGGAAAAGTTTGTAAAGAAAACTTGCTTTTTAAACAAACAAAAATTATCAGCAAGTACAGGCCCCTGGAATGAGAGAACGAGAGGGTTTGAGGAGGGTTATAATGGAAGATAATGAATTGAGTGAAGATGATTTTGAGGGACTGCGTGAGAAGGCTGAGAAAGTTTTAAGCAGCAAGGAGATTGAGCAGCCAGAAGATTTAGAGGAGATGTCTCAAGAGGAGATACATCAGTTTTTACACGAACTACAGGTGCATCAAATAGAACTTGAGCTGCAAAAGGAAGAACTGCTCGAAGCGCAATCTAAACTGGAAAAGGCCCGCTCACGCTATTACGAGCTTTTTGACCTGGCTCCTGTAGGCTACTGCCGGCTTTCCAAAGAGGGCAAAATTAAAGAAGTCAATCTGGCTGCTGCCAGCTATCTGGAAAAATCCCGGGAAGAATTGATGGAAAAAGAGATTTCTCAATATATCTTACCTGAGGATCAGGATACCTACTATCATTTCCGCAAAGATCTTTTTGACACCGGCAGTCCCCAGGAATGTGAATTAAGGATGCAGAAGGCCGGGGGAGAAATATTCTGGGTTCAGCTAAAGGCTGAAATCATACAGGGGAAAGAAGACAGGCCGGCTGTTTTTCTGACAATAGAGGATATAACAGAGAGAGTAAAGGAGAAGATAAAACGCAGGAAAAGAACCAAGGAACTTAAGGGCTTATATTTTACCTCCAAACTCGTCCAAAACAGAGACAAAACCATAGATGAAATATTATCCCTGCTCAGCCGCAAAATATCTGATTTTTTTAAATATCCGGAAAAAACCTGTGTCCGCATAAGCTTTGCAGGTGAGGAATATCTTTCGGAAAACTTCCAGGAAACCAGCTGCATTTTGAAAAGTGATATCATGGTAGAGGGAGTTAAAGAGGGGTCTATAGAAGTTTTTGCTCTGGATAGAGAAAGACAAGATGGCCAGGCACTTTTTCTTACGGAAGAAAGGGATTTAATCCAGGATATTTCCAGAGCTTTGAGCAGTGAATTTTCCCGCAGAGCCAGTGAAGAAGAGCTTAAACTCACACAGTTTTCTGTGGATAAGGCCCCGGTGGGAGTTTTTTGGATAACTCCGGAAGGGAAATTTGAGTATGTAAATGATAGAGCCTGTGAAATTTTGAGTTATTCAAAAGATGAGTTAGTTGGTATGGAAGTTCCTGATATAGACCCCAACTTTCAGGCAGAAAATCATGACCAGGAGTGGCAGAAGATCAAGGAGAAAAAGTATGACAAATTGGAGACACAGCTGATAAGAAAAAATGGGGAAAAATTTCCGGCTGAAGTGATAAACCGTTATTTGCAGTATAAAGATAAAGAGTATGAACTGGCTTTTGTCCTGGATATAACAGAGAGAAAGGAAAAAGAGAGACAGCTCAGAGATAATAAAAACCTGCTGCAGAGCCTGGCCAATACAACTCCGGGTTCAGTCTATCAGCTTAAGCTTTTGCCTGATGGTTCCTTCTGTTTTCCCTATGCCACCGAAGATATCTATGAGATTTATGAAGTTACTCCGGAAGAAGTAAAAAAAGATGCCGGCAAAGTATTTGATAGGCTTCATCCGGAGGATTATGAGCGGGTAGCTGATTCCATCAAAAAGTCAGCGGAAAATTTAACTGTATGGGAGGAAGAATACAGAGTTAAACTGCCCGAAAAAGGCATAAGATGGCTGCATGGCTATGCCGAGCCGGAAAAAAGGCCTGACGGCAGCATCATCTGGCACGGCAATATAAGGGATATTACCGAACGCAAAAAAAGAGAAAGAAAGCTGCAGGAACAAAAAGAGGAAATAGAAGAACTGAACGATAGTTTAAATGCCAATATAGAAAAGGCGAGAATGATGCATAGACAGTTTTTGCCCGATCACCTGCCGGAGGTTAATAATCTTTCTTTCAGCACCTATTATGAGCCGGCAGATAGGCTGGGCGGGGATTTTTATTATATGATCGAATTTGAAGACGAAATTCTTTTTTATATATCGGATGTGAGCGGTCATGATTTGAGCAGCTCCATGCTGAATATTTTTCTAAAAGATGCGATCAACTCCTATCTTTTTCACAGTCAGGAGACAGAGAAAAAGAAAAAATTATCGCCCGCTCACATTATCCAGCACGTAAATGAGCGGTTCAAGGAGGAAAACTTTCTCGCCGATTATT
The Halarsenatibacter silvermanii DNA segment above includes these coding regions:
- a CDS encoding HD-GYP domain-containing protein, with protein sequence MDISAKKLLQGDYEISREFLAFVDTMEENSAILDKEGKIIYINKAWIEFARANDIARDDYGLGANYLEIARNAEGEAAKKAKKAAAGIEAVLAGDVDEFSLEYSAHSPKNKRWFKMRVKTFADDKAVVMHEEITERKEKERQLKYKTFHDELTGLYNRTFFVEEMKRLDTKRQLPFSIIMADINGLKLINDTFGHEKGDEVLENAAEILEDNVRDEDILARIGGDEFVILLPQTGKAEAEEIAARIRKSCQKTHQGDRNKAIGEEPVISLGIGMATKSNTGQAMEDTLNFADERMYEDKRENGLMAKRKMINAFLHRLYAKTFETEAHTLRVTRLAIKLGERLGLDDDSLKYLARLGGLHDIGEMTIEEEIIKKPEKLKEGEFEKIKVHPVKGAALVNSVEEFSSISDIIKSHHERWDGEGYPEGLVGENIPLLARIFSIVDAYDVMTTGRPYQEKISKKEALEEIKECAGTQFDPELAEKFVEIMDS
- a CDS encoding FapA family protein is translated as MSVLGENPLENLFEIDEENKKIEVKISEKQERYPVIMPGENIELHLKEKKITSRRLLASNCVLDYQLLHEAPRKHIDINLREDEIKAYLDIKLKPAIKYEISLNEIREGIKIEGKQVNSKVPELTKKDITSELAEAGIFYGIKREKIADIAAKNSGCEGELIAEGKKPIPGESASINRIVPERVKKQNKNSREKIDHYQNIIFSVLPGEIIAEKKGPTEGKPGKSVTGKMIPAQDGEDIELEAEEGAQLSDDGHKVIALISGRPEFKEDKEGLKARVVSRYLIAGDIDKSEGNVEFAGDLKVTGSIQDYFGAIAEKNISVKKQINNAEIKAGGDIFVGGSIAGAKLYAGLLNFKGEHEKLEIGNALQDLYSFFLTNADNLVKKLEKEESAHLEIRKLILENRSVRKSIKQINSLWKKYEKEDRKLPASLPLTGKEIKWLHDFVFGDMLLDKDKTRDQFINIVDNLKNWAAAENNGQGNIVVRQAQNSSLTAAEDVVILGEGSYTSTIKAGKNIIVRQKNAFFKSGQANAQRWFVSGCAGTPMSQTTIRVGEGIIVNRVKGPIIVGTWNDKKTIAPQKTTLYLQVNEEGKLQEKSFSKWRNMVAKKIDKELISAWKSL
- a CDS encoding PAS domain S-box protein encodes the protein MEDNELSEDDFEGLREKAEKVLSSKEIEQPEDLEEMSQEEIHQFLHELQVHQIELELQKEELLEAQSKLEKARSRYYELFDLAPVGYCRLSKEGKIKEVNLAAASYLEKSREELMEKEISQYILPEDQDTYYHFRKDLFDTGSPQECELRMQKAGGEIFWVQLKAEIIQGKEDRPAVFLTIEDITERVKEKIKRRKRTKELKGLYFTSKLVQNRDKTIDEILSLLSRKISDFFKYPEKTCVRISFAGEEYLSENFQETSCILKSDIMVEGVKEGSIEVFALDRERQDGQALFLTEERDLIQDISRALSSEFSRRASEEELKLTQFSVDKAPVGVFWITPEGKFEYVNDRACEILSYSKDELVGMEVPDIDPNFQAENHDQEWQKIKEKKYDKLETQLIRKNGEKFPAEVINRYLQYKDKEYELAFVLDITERKEKERQLRDNKNLLQSLANTTPGSVYQLKLLPDGSFCFPYATEDIYEIYEVTPEEVKKDAGKVFDRLHPEDYERVADSIKKSAENLTVWEEEYRVKLPEKGIRWLHGYAEPEKRPDGSIIWHGNIRDITERKKRERKLQEQKEEIEELNDSLNANIEKARMMHRQFLPDHLPEVNNLSFSTYYEPADRLGGDFYYMIEFEDEILFYISDVSGHDLSSSMLNIFLKDAINSYLFHSQETEKKKKLSPAHIIQHVNERFKEENFLADYFICLLMGTIDKKSFEVNLSNAGIQFPPFLIQRQGSVSSIPCSGMPVTVVNENFIYKNCSYNLKPGDTLVMSTDGLFEQADSRNNMYGEERHLQILIENADLKPEEMVHKIYGDFAEFKGDELLQDDLTSLLIQREFA